The Streptomyces albofaciens JCM 4342 genome has a segment encoding these proteins:
- a CDS encoding phosphatase PAP2 family protein gives MASGGPLRALDERLGRALVHSSVPASLAEFFADLGNTIVALPVLALTALYAAWRDRRAAAPRWWLPPLAAVLTMAVLPALVVPLKTWLARPGPPEMAGGAHNGFFPSGHAATAAVAYGAVVLLLAVSWKQPRRPTPTAVAAVVVGLLNLAVGIGLVRRGYHWPLDVLASWCLAGVLLTACAAVCGRWAARPQGPDGRCAARSGKGQLATSNSSDAM, from the coding sequence GTGGCTTCCGGTGGCCCGCTGCGCGCGCTGGACGAACGCCTCGGCCGCGCGCTGGTCCACAGCTCCGTGCCCGCCTCCCTCGCGGAGTTCTTCGCCGACCTCGGCAACACGATCGTCGCGCTGCCGGTGCTCGCACTCACGGCGCTGTACGCGGCCTGGCGGGACCGACGGGCAGCCGCGCCACGCTGGTGGCTGCCGCCGCTGGCCGCCGTACTGACGATGGCGGTGCTGCCCGCGCTGGTGGTCCCGTTGAAGACGTGGCTGGCCCGTCCGGGGCCGCCCGAGATGGCGGGCGGCGCTCACAACGGCTTCTTCCCCTCAGGACACGCTGCGACGGCGGCGGTCGCGTACGGAGCGGTGGTGCTGCTGCTGGCCGTGTCATGGAAGCAGCCGCGCAGGCCGACACCGACCGCTGTCGCAGCCGTCGTCGTAGGACTGCTCAATCTGGCGGTCGGCATCGGCCTGGTGCGCCGCGGCTATCACTGGCCGCTGGACGTGCTGGCCAGTTGGTGCCTGGCCGGGGTGCTGCTCACCGCCTGTGCGGCGGTCTGCGGGCGCTGGGCCGCTCGCCCGCAGGGGCCGGACGGCCGGTGCGCCGCGCGGAGCGGCAAGGGTCAGCTCGCCACGTCGAACAGCTCCGACGCGATGTAG
- a CDS encoding DegT/DnrJ/EryC1/StrS family aminotransferase, protein MIDLFQPQAGDAELAAVAAVFADRWLGHGPRSAAFEAAFAAHLGTRPEQVLFLNSGTAGLFLATELLGLRPGDEVVLPSPSFVAAANAVVRAGGRPVFCDVDARTLNPTAEDVEAAATPRTKAVVVLHYGGYPGDIARIAARCRAAGRTLVEDCACSVASRVDGRAVGTFGDLAMWSFDAAKVLTTGDGGMLYARDPGLAARARRLAYHGLVQPTGLGHARVSSRWWELDVPEPGRRELGNDLTAAIGAVQLDRLPAFLARRREIVELYDRELAGCDALRLPPPLPAGHTSSYFFYWVQMAAGLRDRVAAALLRDGIYTTFRYAPLHKVPAFGTGGPALPGAERAAAETLCLPLHPGLGDGDVRRVAAALRGAVAADGRPAPTEEG, encoded by the coding sequence ATGATCGACCTCTTCCAGCCGCAGGCCGGGGACGCGGAACTGGCCGCCGTGGCGGCCGTGTTCGCGGACCGCTGGCTCGGGCACGGACCGCGCAGCGCCGCCTTCGAGGCCGCCTTCGCCGCACACCTCGGGACACGGCCGGAGCAGGTGCTGTTCCTCAACTCGGGTACGGCGGGGCTCTTCCTCGCCACCGAACTGCTCGGCCTGCGGCCCGGTGACGAGGTGGTGCTCCCCTCGCCCAGCTTCGTGGCCGCCGCCAACGCGGTCGTACGGGCCGGCGGCCGCCCGGTCTTCTGCGACGTGGACGCCCGCACCCTGAACCCGACCGCCGAGGACGTCGAGGCCGCCGCCACGCCCCGCACGAAAGCGGTGGTGGTGCTGCACTACGGGGGCTACCCCGGTGACATCGCGCGCATCGCCGCCCGCTGCCGCGCGGCGGGCCGCACCCTGGTCGAGGACTGCGCCTGCTCGGTGGCCTCGCGGGTGGACGGCCGGGCGGTCGGCACGTTCGGCGATCTGGCGATGTGGAGCTTCGACGCGGCCAAGGTGCTGACCACCGGCGACGGCGGAATGCTGTACGCGCGCGACCCCGGACTGGCCGCGCGGGCGCGCCGGTTGGCGTACCACGGCCTGGTGCAGCCGACCGGTCTGGGCCACGCGCGGGTCTCGTCCCGGTGGTGGGAGCTGGACGTGCCGGAGCCGGGGCGCCGGGAGCTCGGCAACGACCTGACCGCGGCGATCGGCGCGGTCCAGCTGGACCGGCTGCCCGCGTTCCTCGCCCGCCGCAGGGAGATCGTCGAGCTGTACGACCGGGAGCTGGCGGGCTGCGACGCGCTGCGCCTGCCGCCCCCGCTGCCCGCCGGGCACACGTCCTCGTACTTCTTCTACTGGGTGCAGATGGCGGCCGGTCTGCGCGACCGGGTGGCCGCGGCGCTGCTCCGCGACGGCATCTACACCACCTTCCGCTACGCGCCGCTGCACAAGGTGCCCGCGTTCGGGACCGGCGGCCCCGCCCTGCCGGGTGCGGAACGGGCCGCCGCGGAGACGCTGTGCCTGCCGCTGCACCCGGGGCTCGGCGACGGCGACGTCCGCAGGGTGGCCGCCGCGCTGCGCGGGGCCGTGGCCGCCGACGGCCGGCCGGCACCCACGGAGGAGGGCTGA
- a CDS encoding PucR family transcriptional regulator codes for MPHTLASLAHHSALKLTVLAGADRLDTPVRWAHASELIDPVPYMEGGELLLITALKLDAEDPETARRYVRRVAGAGVVGLGFAVGVNYDDVPDALVAAAAEEGLPLLGVPRSTPFIAISKAVSAAVAADQYRAVTEGFEAQRELTRAALGAEGPAELLARLAAHLKGWAALYDASGAVVAAAPDWAARRAARLGDDVGRLRERPAPASSVVSEAAGDDRVELQSLGTGRRARGVLAVGTGAPLGTAERFAVHSAVALLTLTTERSRALQEAEQRLGAAVLRMLLAGEPDHARAVAGRLYGGLLDAPFRVVVAEPVAADGAESADGPPVLDALADAMESAAARTGEAVLAVPEGGRLVVVAADGGAAAEACAEHAAAAEARYGGQPLPVGRAARAEAGRSGEGLAVGLSAPSGPRDAAHAYRQAEQALSVARRRGRVLVEHEDVAAGSVLPLLADDAVRAFADGLLRALHEHDATGRGDLVASLRAWLSRHGQWDAAAADLGVHRHTLRYRMRRVEEILGRSLDDPDVRMELWLALKTTAAVAEPYGGGTAERS; via the coding sequence ATGCCGCACACCCTCGCCTCCCTGGCCCACCACTCCGCGCTCAAGCTGACGGTGCTCGCGGGCGCGGACCGGCTGGACACCCCCGTGCGCTGGGCGCACGCCAGTGAGCTGATCGACCCGGTGCCGTACATGGAAGGCGGCGAGCTGCTGCTCATCACCGCCCTCAAGCTGGACGCCGAGGACCCGGAGACCGCCCGCAGGTATGTGCGGCGGGTCGCGGGCGCCGGTGTCGTCGGGCTGGGCTTCGCGGTCGGCGTCAACTACGACGACGTGCCGGACGCGCTGGTCGCCGCCGCCGCCGAGGAGGGGCTGCCGCTGCTGGGCGTGCCCCGCAGCACTCCGTTCATCGCGATCAGCAAGGCCGTCTCCGCCGCGGTCGCCGCCGACCAGTACCGCGCGGTGACCGAGGGCTTCGAGGCGCAGCGCGAGCTGACCCGGGCGGCGCTCGGCGCCGAGGGCCCGGCCGAGCTGCTGGCCCGGCTCGCCGCACACCTCAAGGGCTGGGCCGCGCTGTACGACGCGTCCGGCGCGGTGGTCGCCGCGGCCCCCGACTGGGCCGCGCGCCGCGCCGCCCGGCTCGGCGACGACGTGGGGCGGCTGCGCGAGCGCCCGGCGCCCGCCAGCTCGGTGGTCAGCGAGGCGGCCGGTGACGACCGGGTCGAGCTCCAGTCGCTGGGCACCGGCCGCCGCGCCCGCGGCGTGCTCGCGGTCGGCACGGGCGCGCCCCTGGGCACCGCCGAGCGCTTCGCCGTGCACTCCGCCGTGGCCCTGCTGACCCTGACCACCGAGCGGTCCCGCGCCCTCCAGGAGGCGGAGCAGCGGCTCGGCGCCGCGGTGCTGCGGATGCTGCTGGCGGGCGAGCCGGACCACGCGCGGGCGGTCGCGGGCCGGCTGTACGGCGGGCTCCTGGACGCCCCCTTCCGGGTGGTGGTCGCCGAACCGGTCGCCGCGGACGGCGCGGAGTCCGCGGACGGGCCGCCCGTCCTGGACGCGCTCGCCGACGCGATGGAGTCGGCGGCGGCCCGCACCGGTGAAGCGGTGCTGGCGGTGCCGGAGGGCGGCCGGCTGGTCGTGGTGGCCGCCGACGGCGGGGCCGCCGCCGAGGCGTGTGCCGAGCACGCCGCGGCGGCCGAGGCCCGCTACGGCGGGCAGCCGCTGCCCGTCGGGCGCGCGGCGCGGGCGGAGGCGGGGCGCTCCGGTGAGGGCCTGGCCGTCGGCCTGTCCGCGCCCTCCGGGCCGCGGGACGCCGCGCACGCCTACCGCCAGGCGGAGCAGGCCCTGTCCGTCGCCCGCCGCCGCGGCCGGGTGCTCGTCGAGCACGAGGACGTGGCGGCCGGTTCGGTCCTGCCGCTGCTCGCCGACGACGCCGTACGGGCCTTCGCGGACGGTCTGCTGCGCGCCCTGCACGAGCACGACGCCACCGGCCGCGGCGACCTCGTCGCCTCCCTGCGGGCCTGGCTGTCCCGGCACGGCCAGTGGGACGCGGCCGCCGCCGACCTGGGCGTGCACCGGCACACGCTGCGCTACCGGATGCGGCGGGTGGAGGAGATCCTCGGGCGCTCGCTGGACGACCCGGACGTGCGCATGGAGCTGTGGCTGGCGCTCAAGACGACGGCGGCGGTCGCGGAGCCGTACGGGGGCGGCACCGCCGAGCGGTCGTAG
- a CDS encoding ATP-binding protein, whose amino-acid sequence MDTEGTQHDAPHTRTDHPVPRPAAPPVPSPPPSAPAARPSPGIPPVPAAPPAFEDGAFLRWLRAPRRAAAPGIWTYGHVPRPAENPDRVPTRQLVTGALISFLCGWLLWSLLWNGYLGPYWLYPLLLLTPDSWRSAGGDKMIFVTLTYLYYALVLAVLVLVFGRLGRWRELGRRLLGPVLRRAREQRPDAVPEPAADRAQWPALRAGGAPDAADKLAAEALAGRMNDVDVSRIERAWHSVRSGKNSLASFTDTVLRHGAAACAHPSGLRDLPARAAHHDLLAQQVRIGTATDHPRNPHAHRGAGFALDPTLLGTSLLAVGPPGCGKTTRVVRPVVEAMCLQALAGRGAVVAVGAAGSALGPDDAFDAVVRIGAPEPDCDLDLYGGTTDPDEAAGILAEALVGDLAATLPGGDSRRAATALGQLLGPYRAAHGRFPSVPELRELLDGSATALAALRDALETAGAQPMLRELDARARQSGRPGDIGELLADRVALLDRPAFAPYFDPEGGDRRLSLRALDHPLRVRIDLPERGHAEASRILARLVLAQFTECAAARADRSLFACLILDDAAHTVTAESLRGLQRLRAANAGVLLTLRSLDDVPESLRSALLGAVGCRMAFAGVTTWDGARFAEVWGKEWVETRDVTDRQIIAEGAAMKAFHVFRHLVTGKAATAKAVTVRTVERERWSASDLANSVPPGHAVLSVTSVRGEHAPPVLVDLRG is encoded by the coding sequence ATGGACACCGAGGGCACGCAGCACGACGCACCGCACACCCGCACCGACCACCCCGTACCCCGTCCCGCGGCACCACCCGTCCCGTCCCCCCCGCCGTCGGCCCCGGCCGCCCGGCCGTCCCCCGGCATCCCGCCGGTGCCGGCGGCCCCGCCCGCCTTCGAGGACGGCGCGTTCCTGCGCTGGCTGCGGGCGCCGCGCCGGGCCGCGGCGCCCGGCATCTGGACGTACGGGCACGTCCCCCGGCCCGCCGAGAACCCCGACCGGGTGCCCACCCGGCAGCTCGTCACCGGCGCGCTGATCTCGTTCCTGTGCGGCTGGCTGCTGTGGTCCCTGCTGTGGAACGGCTACCTCGGCCCGTACTGGCTCTACCCGCTGCTGCTCCTGACGCCCGACTCCTGGCGCTCGGCCGGCGGCGACAAAATGATCTTCGTTACGCTGACGTACCTCTATTACGCGCTGGTTCTGGCCGTTCTCGTGCTGGTCTTCGGACGGCTCGGACGCTGGCGGGAACTGGGGCGGCGGCTGCTGGGGCCCGTGCTGCGCCGCGCCCGGGAACAGCGGCCCGACGCCGTACCGGAGCCGGCGGCGGACCGCGCCCAATGGCCCGCCCTGCGTGCGGGCGGCGCGCCGGACGCCGCCGACAAGCTCGCCGCCGAGGCCCTGGCCGGCCGCATGAACGACGTGGACGTCTCCCGCATCGAACGCGCCTGGCACTCCGTGCGCTCCGGCAAGAACTCCCTCGCCTCCTTCACCGACACCGTCCTGCGGCACGGCGCCGCCGCCTGCGCCCACCCCTCCGGCCTGCGCGACCTGCCCGCCCGCGCCGCCCACCACGACCTGCTCGCCCAGCAGGTGCGCATCGGCACCGCCACCGACCACCCCCGCAACCCGCACGCCCACCGCGGCGCCGGCTTCGCCCTCGACCCGACGCTGCTGGGCACCTCCCTCCTGGCCGTCGGCCCGCCCGGCTGCGGCAAGACCACCCGCGTGGTGCGGCCCGTCGTGGAGGCCATGTGCCTCCAGGCGCTGGCCGGGCGCGGCGCGGTGGTCGCCGTCGGCGCGGCCGGCTCCGCCCTCGGCCCGGACGACGCGTTCGACGCGGTCGTACGGATCGGCGCCCCCGAACCGGACTGCGACCTCGACCTGTACGGCGGCACCACCGACCCCGACGAGGCGGCCGGCATCCTCGCCGAAGCGCTCGTCGGCGACCTGGCCGCCACCCTGCCCGGCGGCGACAGCCGGCGCGCCGCGACCGCGCTCGGCCAGCTCCTCGGCCCGTACCGCGCCGCGCACGGCCGCTTCCCGTCCGTACCCGAACTGCGCGAACTCCTCGACGGCTCGGCGACGGCGCTGGCCGCGCTGCGGGACGCGCTGGAGACCGCCGGGGCGCAGCCGATGCTGCGCGAACTCGACGCCCGCGCACGGCAGTCCGGCCGCCCCGGCGACATCGGCGAACTCCTCGCCGACCGCGTCGCCCTCCTCGACCGCCCCGCCTTCGCGCCGTACTTCGACCCCGAAGGCGGCGACCGCCGGCTGTCCCTGCGCGCGCTCGACCACCCGCTGCGGGTCCGTATCGACCTGCCCGAACGCGGCCACGCCGAGGCCTCGCGCATCCTGGCGCGGCTGGTGCTGGCCCAGTTCACCGAGTGCGCGGCGGCCCGCGCCGACCGCTCGCTCTTCGCCTGCCTGATCCTCGACGACGCGGCGCACACCGTCACCGCCGAGTCGCTGCGCGGCCTCCAGCGACTGCGCGCCGCCAACGCGGGCGTCCTGCTGACCCTGCGCTCCCTGGACGACGTACCCGAGTCGCTGCGCAGCGCGCTGCTGGGCGCGGTGGGCTGCCGGATGGCGTTCGCGGGCGTGACGACGTGGGACGGGGCGCGGTTCGCGGAGGTGTGGGGCAAGGAGTGGGTCGAGACGCGCGATGTGACCGACCGGCAGATCATCGCGGAAGGCGCCGCGATGAAGGCGTTCCACGTCTTCCGCCACCTGGTCACCGGCAAGGCCGCCACCGCCAAGGCCGTCACCGTCCGCACCGTCGAACGCGAACGCTGGTCCGCCTCCGACCTGGCCAACTCGGTACCGCCGGGGCACGCGGTGCTGTCGGTCACGTCGGTGCGGGGGGAGCACGCGCCGCCGGTCCTGGTGGATCTGCGGGGGTGA
- a CDS encoding L-tyrosine/L-tryptophan isonitrile synthase family protein — MTVTYEQHAERPEQGEDEGDTAYEAATRRYCARILDLLLPHRRPVGAPDEAVAGGDGPHHGHRPEECFAEQLAQLRDFVARREPVLLTLPAFPCKSPNPAKVSGHLPDLGELLSLRFLDDLCAAIGAVYPPGARLLICSDGHVFGDLIRVPDAHIDAYGKALRDLIDTTGLRHIDTFGLDQVYGDRGYDEKRALLERDFAQSPEELRAEVRAGGPALSHYRGTIRFLVEDTAEWTGSKAQLQRECRGRAYGVLRRSRAWGELIAHHYPRNVRLSIHPQPCGSAKFGIALLEAADNWLTPWHAVVVQTGTDRFRLMKRHEAERVGIPAGPSWRPSHYIASELFDVAS; from the coding sequence ATGACCGTCACGTACGAGCAGCACGCCGAACGCCCGGAACAGGGGGAGGACGAGGGCGACACCGCGTACGAGGCCGCCACGCGGCGGTACTGCGCACGGATCCTGGACCTGCTGCTGCCGCACCGCCGCCCCGTCGGCGCCCCGGACGAGGCGGTGGCCGGGGGCGATGGCCCGCACCACGGCCACCGGCCCGAGGAGTGCTTCGCCGAACAGCTCGCCCAGCTGCGGGACTTCGTCGCCCGCCGGGAACCGGTGCTGCTCACCCTGCCGGCGTTCCCCTGCAAGTCGCCCAACCCCGCCAAGGTCTCCGGCCACCTGCCCGACCTCGGCGAACTGCTCTCGCTGCGCTTCCTGGACGACCTGTGCGCCGCGATCGGAGCCGTCTACCCGCCCGGCGCCCGGCTGCTGATCTGCTCGGACGGCCATGTCTTCGGCGACCTCATACGGGTGCCGGACGCACACATCGACGCGTACGGCAAGGCGCTGCGCGACCTGATCGACACGACCGGCCTGCGGCACATCGACACCTTCGGCCTGGACCAGGTCTACGGGGACCGCGGCTACGACGAGAAGCGCGCCCTGCTGGAGCGGGACTTCGCACAGAGCCCGGAGGAGCTGCGGGCCGAGGTGCGGGCCGGCGGCCCGGCGCTGAGCCACTACCGCGGCACCATCCGCTTCCTGGTCGAGGACACCGCGGAGTGGACCGGCTCGAAGGCGCAGTTGCAGCGCGAGTGCCGCGGGCGCGCCTACGGCGTGCTGCGGCGCAGCCGGGCGTGGGGCGAGCTGATCGCCCACCACTACCCGCGCAACGTACGGCTGTCCATCCACCCGCAGCCCTGCGGCTCGGCGAAGTTCGGGATCGCGCTGCTGGAAGCGGCGGACAACTGGCTGACGCCCTGGCACGCCGTCGTCGTACAGACCGGTACGGACCGCTTCCGGCTGATGAAACGGCACGAGGCGGAGCGGGTGGGGATACCGGCGGGCCCGAGCTGGCGCCCGAGCCACTACATCGCGTCGGAGCTGTTCGACGTGGCGAGCTGA
- the gabT gene encoding 4-aminobutyrate--2-oxoglutarate transaminase gives MTELSGGPALPQERRVVTAIPGPKSQELWARKQATVAGGVGAVLPVFAKRAGGGILEDVDGNSFIDFGSGIAVTSVGNSAEAVVRRATAQLADFTHTCVMVTPYEPYVEVCEQLAELTPGDHAKKSALFNSGAEAVENAVKIARAYTKRQAVVVFDHGYHGRTNLTMALTAKNMPYKHGFGPFAPEVYRVPLAYPYRWLTGPENCAKEAADQAISQITKQVGAENVAAIIIEPVLGEGGFIEPAKGFLPALANFAKENGIVFVADEIQSGFCRTGQWFACEDENIVPDLITTAKGIAGGLPLAAVTGRAEIMDAAHAGGLGGTYGGNPVACAAALGSIETMRELDLNAKARRIGEIMKPRLEAMAEKHDIIGEVRGRGAMIAIELVESGSKEPNPKATAALAAACHQEGLLVLTTGTYGNVLRFLPPLVIGEDLLNEGLDIIESALATV, from the coding sequence ATGACCGAACTGTCCGGAGGCCCCGCCCTCCCCCAGGAGCGTCGCGTCGTCACCGCGATCCCCGGCCCGAAGTCCCAGGAGCTGTGGGCGCGCAAGCAGGCCACGGTGGCCGGCGGCGTCGGGGCGGTGCTGCCCGTCTTCGCCAAGCGCGCGGGCGGCGGCATCCTGGAGGACGTCGACGGCAACTCCTTCATCGACTTCGGTTCGGGCATCGCCGTCACCTCGGTCGGCAACAGCGCCGAGGCCGTGGTGCGCCGCGCCACCGCGCAGCTGGCGGACTTCACCCACACGTGCGTGATGGTCACCCCGTACGAGCCGTACGTGGAGGTCTGTGAGCAGCTGGCCGAGCTGACCCCGGGCGACCACGCCAAGAAGTCGGCGCTGTTCAACTCGGGCGCGGAGGCCGTGGAGAACGCCGTCAAGATCGCCCGTGCGTACACCAAGCGCCAGGCGGTCGTCGTCTTCGACCACGGCTACCACGGCCGGACGAACCTGACGATGGCGCTGACCGCGAAGAACATGCCGTACAAGCACGGCTTCGGCCCGTTCGCGCCCGAGGTCTACCGGGTGCCGCTGGCCTACCCCTACCGCTGGCTGACCGGCCCGGAGAACTGCGCGAAGGAGGCCGCGGACCAGGCCATCTCGCAGATCACCAAGCAGGTCGGCGCGGAGAACGTGGCCGCGATCATCATCGAGCCGGTGCTCGGCGAGGGCGGCTTCATCGAGCCGGCCAAGGGCTTCCTGCCCGCCCTCGCGAACTTCGCGAAGGAGAACGGCATCGTCTTCGTCGCGGACGAGATCCAGTCCGGCTTCTGCCGTACCGGCCAGTGGTTCGCGTGCGAGGACGAGAACATCGTCCCGGACCTGATCACGACCGCGAAGGGCATCGCGGGCGGTCTGCCGCTGGCGGCCGTCACCGGCCGCGCCGAGATCATGGACGCGGCGCACGCGGGCGGCCTGGGCGGCACCTACGGCGGCAACCCGGTGGCCTGCGCGGCGGCGCTCGGCTCCATCGAGACCATGCGCGAGCTGGACCTGAACGCCAAGGCCCGCCGGATCGGCGAGATCATGAAGCCGCGCCTGGAGGCGATGGCGGAGAAGCACGACATCATCGGCGAGGTGCGCGGCCGGGGCGCGATGATCGCCATCGAGCTGGTGGAGTCCGGTTCCAAGGAGCCGAACCCGAAGGCGACCGCGGCGCTGGCGGCGGCCTGCCACCAGGAGGGCCTGCTGGTGCTGACCACCGGCACCTACGGCAACGTGCTGCGCTTCCTGCCGCCGCTGGTCATCGGCGAGGACCTGCTGAACGAGGGCCTGGACATCATCGAGAGCGCGCTCGCGACGGTGTGA
- a CDS encoding nucleotide disphospho-sugar-binding domain-containing protein: protein MRVLVTTSHGAGHVFPPIALAHALRAAGHDVLFATPGASCAHVARAGLHAFDSSPDADTEEIFGRLLAERGMTFDRFRTDSPEAVTLAAELFARTSEATVERTVEVATAWRPDLVLYTELQGAGPLVAALLGVPAVEHTISCHHFRQISSRFGPWLAPAYRRYGLAGPPPRAATIDTRPPSIAAYDLGGWPMRALPYTTGAVLPPWLLERPARPRVAVTLGTLRPQLSGVGELRGVVRAAGAVDAEFVLALGDAGPAALGPLPANVRAEGWLPLTALLATCTAMVHHGGNGTTLAGLGAGVRHLVLPGGADDHEVARILRARGVAMVSSPEAVDADLLRRLLADDAMRAAAAEVRDETAALPSPAALVPRLEGLAG, encoded by the coding sequence GTGCGCGTCCTGGTGACCACGTCCCACGGAGCGGGGCACGTCTTCCCGCCGATCGCGCTGGCGCACGCGCTGCGCGCCGCGGGGCACGACGTGCTGTTCGCCACCCCCGGCGCCTCCTGCGCCCATGTGGCGCGCGCCGGACTGCACGCCTTCGACTCCTCCCCCGACGCCGACACCGAGGAGATCTTCGGGCGGCTGCTGGCCGAGCGCGGGATGACCTTCGACCGGTTCCGTACGGACTCGCCCGAAGCCGTCACCCTGGCCGCCGAACTGTTCGCCCGGACCTCGGAGGCCACCGTCGAGCGGACCGTCGAGGTCGCCACGGCCTGGCGGCCCGACCTGGTCCTGTACACCGAACTCCAGGGAGCGGGCCCCCTCGTGGCCGCGCTGCTCGGCGTCCCGGCCGTCGAGCACACCATCAGCTGTCACCACTTCCGGCAGATCAGCAGCCGCTTCGGGCCGTGGCTGGCCCCCGCGTACCGGCGGTACGGCCTGGCCGGGCCGCCCCCGCGCGCGGCGACGATCGACACCCGCCCGCCCAGCATCGCCGCGTACGACCTGGGCGGCTGGCCCATGCGGGCGCTCCCCTACACCACGGGAGCCGTGCTGCCGCCCTGGCTGCTGGAGCGCCCGGCCCGGCCCCGGGTCGCGGTCACGCTCGGCACGCTGCGCCCGCAGCTGAGCGGCGTCGGCGAGCTGCGCGGGGTGGTGCGCGCGGCCGGCGCGGTGGACGCCGAGTTCGTCCTGGCGCTCGGTGACGCCGGCCCCGCCGCGCTGGGGCCGCTGCCCGCCAACGTACGGGCCGAGGGCTGGCTGCCGCTGACCGCGCTGCTGGCGACCTGCACCGCGATGGTCCACCACGGCGGCAACGGCACCACGCTGGCCGGTCTCGGTGCGGGCGTACGGCACCTGGTCCTGCCGGGCGGCGCCGACGACCACGAGGTGGCCCGCATTCTGCGCGCACGGGGCGTCGCCATGGTCAGTTCTCCGGAGGCGGTGGACGCGGACCTGCTGCGCCGCCTGCTGGCGGACGACGCCATGCGGGCCGCGGCGGCCGAAGTCCGGGACGAGACGGCGGCCCTGCCGTCCCCCGCCGCGCTCGTGCCGCGGCTGGAGGGACTGGCGGGCTGA
- a CDS encoding RidA family protein — translation MARFTTVPGLFPPPRYSHAAVVEAGERLVFTAGAVPLDADGNLVGPGDLAAQTRQVLANLATQLEAAGSGLDRVIASTVYVAATTTEALFPAWEEIRASALSTGPHTSTLVGVTVLGYPGQLVEITATGVVQEA, via the coding sequence ATGGCCCGCTTCACGACCGTGCCCGGCCTGTTCCCGCCCCCGCGCTACTCGCACGCCGCCGTCGTCGAGGCGGGCGAACGCCTGGTCTTCACCGCGGGCGCGGTCCCCCTCGACGCGGACGGCAACCTCGTCGGCCCCGGCGACCTCGCCGCCCAGACCCGCCAGGTCCTCGCCAACCTCGCCACTCAGCTGGAGGCGGCCGGCAGCGGCCTGGACCGGGTGATCGCAAGCACGGTGTACGTGGCCGCCACCACCACGGAGGCCCTCTTCCCCGCCTGGGAGGAGATCCGCGCCTCGGCCCTGTCCACCGGCCCGCACACGTCCACGCTCGTGGGCGTCACCGTGCTCGGCTATCCGGGGCAGCTGGTGGAGATCACGGCCACGGGGGTGGTGCAGGAAGCGTGA
- a CDS encoding TauD/TfdA dioxygenase family protein → MTSQAVPASGPATAALAATRSWTLAEPGPFGVLITPAEPGTPVTAVPVPWLRDLARRHHLVALRGFTAPADAAALDAYARTWGEPMEWPFGTVFDVRAHQEPEDHVFDTGFMPLHWDGMYVEHVPEFQIFHCVAAPGAAEGGGTLFCDTTRVLADTDAETLERWRGLTLRYRNAKVSHYGGLVVSPLIEPHPDAGFPVLRFLEPVPDGEHIINEPDVSIDGLEGAAEAAELAAIRDAAYDPRHVYVHAWQQDDIVVADNYTLLHTRVPYRRGLPRHLRRVHVLGDPPLRSHLHDQRDATGAGTQRGTA, encoded by the coding sequence ATGACGTCCCAAGCCGTCCCCGCGTCCGGCCCGGCCACCGCCGCCTTAGCCGCCACCCGGTCCTGGACCCTGGCCGAACCCGGCCCCTTCGGCGTTCTGATCACCCCGGCCGAGCCCGGCACCCCGGTCACCGCCGTCCCCGTACCGTGGCTGCGCGACCTGGCCCGCCGCCACCACCTCGTCGCCCTGCGCGGCTTCACCGCCCCCGCCGACGCCGCGGCCCTCGACGCCTACGCGCGCACCTGGGGCGAGCCGATGGAGTGGCCGTTCGGCACGGTCTTCGACGTACGCGCCCACCAGGAGCCCGAGGACCACGTCTTCGACACCGGCTTCATGCCGCTGCACTGGGACGGGATGTACGTCGAGCACGTACCCGAGTTCCAGATCTTCCACTGCGTCGCGGCCCCCGGAGCGGCCGAGGGCGGCGGCACGCTCTTCTGCGACACCACCCGCGTCCTCGCCGACACCGACGCCGAGACCCTGGAGCGCTGGCGCGGCCTGACCCTGCGCTACCGCAACGCCAAGGTCTCGCACTACGGAGGGCTCGTCGTCTCGCCCCTGATCGAACCGCATCCGGACGCCGGGTTCCCGGTGCTGCGGTTCCTCGAACCGGTGCCGGACGGCGAGCACATCATCAACGAGCCGGACGTGAGCATCGACGGGCTGGAGGGCGCGGCGGAGGCCGCCGAACTGGCCGCCATCCGCGACGCCGCGTACGACCCCCGGCACGTGTACGTGCACGCCTGGCAGCAGGACGACATCGTCGTCGCCGACAACTACACCCTCCTGCACACCCGGGTGCCCTACCGCCGCGGACTGCCCCGCCACCTGCGCCGCGTCCACGTCCTGGGCGACCCCCCGCTGCGCAGCCACCTCCACGACCAGCGGGACGCCACCGGGGCCGGCACCCAGCGGGGGACCGCATGA